The proteins below come from a single Malus domestica chromosome 03, GDT2T_hap1 genomic window:
- the LOC103421773 gene encoding WUSCHEL-related homeobox 3-like, giving the protein MSPAANSSSSSRWCPAPKQLMLLEEMYRAGIRTPNASQIQHITAQLSFYGKIEGKNVFYWFQNHKARDRQKLRRKLCKQLQQQQLLYHHHNYHNYRNCHYEQQLNQQTFLGYLETPPPVPSALHHKQLYTCHHHNNYSSTGFLPPQVGVEDAMINYTWKMEIPEKVEMEKPVMSMYGREWMMMMMMDVSPPSPCCTSSSSSTTTTTTTTTSTPPLKTLQLFPITATDLKEESTASHSALSSSTLTDNH; this is encoded by the exons ATGTCCCCTGCAGCtaactcatcatcatcatcaagatGGTGCCCTGCCCCAAAGCAACTGATGCTCCTTGAAGAGATGTACAGGGCTGGAATCAGAACCCCCAATGCCTCTCAAATCCAACACATCACTGCCCAGCTCTCTTTCTATGGCAAGATTGAGGGCAAAAATGTGTTTTACTGGTTCCAGAACCACAAGGCAAGGGACAGACAGAAGCTTAGGAGAAAGCTTTGTAAGCAACTGCAGCAGCAGCAACTACTTTATCACCATCATAATTACCATAATTACCGTAACTGCCACTATGAGCAGCAGCTGAATCAGCAGACCTTTCTTGGTTACCTTGAGACCCCTCCTCCTGTCCCTTCCGCTCTTCATCATAAGCAACTTTATACTTGTCATCATCACAATAACTACTCATCAACTGGGTTTCTTCCTCCTCAg GTGGGAGTTGAAGATGCCATGATAAACTACACCTGGAAGATGGAGATCCCAGAGAAGGTGGAGATGGAGAAGCCCGTGATGAGTATGTACGGTCGTGagtggatgatgatgatgatgatggatgTAAGCCCACCATCCCCATGTTGCACTAGTTCAAGCAGcagtactactactactactactactactacttcTACACCACCCCTCAAGACCCTTCAACTCTTCCCTATCACTGCCACTGATCTCAAAGAAGAATCCACAGCCTCCCACAGTGCTCTGTCTTCCTCCACCCTCACAGACAATCACTAA